A genomic window from Triticum urartu cultivar G1812 chromosome 7, Tu2.1, whole genome shotgun sequence includes:
- the LOC125522957 gene encoding BURP domain-containing protein 3-like, giving the protein MGRLLASLLCFLLVASVEHAAGAPTPEQYWKSALPDTPMPSSLSQLLNTSSASVGEHRKPRGIAVGIWAFHYFDHYDATETHLLHMTDDPAAALFFLEKDLRMHTSRRKLTKVLHFMATSGAGERFLPRSEAGAIPFSSGEVPEILSRFSVMPDSVEAAEMARTLHVCEAPAAEGEKKWCATSLESMVDFTTSSLGTSHVRAVSTVVGKEGTPSQEYTLTGVKRAGTDQLVVCHAEPYAYAVFACHLTRATRAYTLSMVGEDGTAVEAVAVCHADTAGWNPRHIAFQVLNVKPGTVPVCHLVPQDHVVWTRSLTFASYLYV; this is encoded by the exons ATGGGTAGACTCCTCGCCAGCCTACTGTGCTTTCTACTG GTTGCATCCGTGGAGCATGCAGCTGGGGCTCCGACTCCGGAGCAGTACTGGAAGTCTGCTCTTCCCGACACTCCCATGCCAAGCTCCCTCTCTCAGCTCCTGAACACCTCGTCGGCGAGCGTCGGCGAGCATCGGAAGCCCCGGGGAATCGCGGTCGGCATTTGGGCGTTCCACTATTTCGACCATTACGACGCAACGGAGACGCACTTGCTGCACATGACCGACGATCCCGCCGCCGCGCTCTTCTTCCTGGAGAAGGACCTGCGGATGCACACCAGCCGGAGGAAGCTGACCAAGGTCCTCCATTTCATGGCCACCTCGGGCGCTGGAGAGCGGTTTTTACCGCGAAGCGAGGCCGGCGCCATCCCGTTCTCCTCGGGCGAGGTCCCTGAGATCCTCAGCCGCTTCTCCGTGATGCCGGACTCGGTGGAGGCGGCGGAGATGGCGCGGACGCTGCATGTCTGCGAGGCTCCGGCTGCCGAGGGCGAGAAGAAGTGGTGCGCCACGTCGCTGGAGTCCATGGTCGACTTCACCACGTCCAGCCTCGGGACCAGCCACGTGAGGGCCGTGTCCACCGTCGTCGGCAAGGAGGGAACGCCGAGTCAGGAGTACACCCTGACCGGCGTGAAGCGCGCCGGTACTGACCAGCTCGTGGTTTGCCACGCGGAGCCGTACGCGTACGCCGTGTTCGCGTGCCACCTGACGCGGGCGACGAGAGCCTACACATTGTCGATGGTCGGCGAGGACGGCACGGCGGTGGAGGCCGTCGCGGTGTGCCACGCCGACACGGCCGGCTGGAACCCGAGGCACATCGCGTTCCAGGTGCTCAATGTAAAGCCCGGCACGGTGCCGGTGTGCCACTTGGTGCCGCAGGACCACGTCGTCTGGACCCGCAGCCTTACGTTTGCTAGCTATTTGTATGTCTGA